In the Microcaecilia unicolor chromosome 10, aMicUni1.1, whole genome shotgun sequence genome, one interval contains:
- the KCNJ13 gene encoding inward rectifier potassium channel 13: protein MDGTSKASAFPLLIARRQRLVTKDGHNTLRMTNVQSKGLLCLRDIWGILLDIRWRWMMLIFSTAFVTHWLFFAVLWYLLAEINGDLELDHDAPPDNHTICVKYINSFTAAFSFSLETQLTIGYGTMFPSGDCPTAIALLAVHMLIGLMLEAFITGVFVAKISRPKNRAYSIRFTNTAVVAHKEGKPCLMFQVANTRTSPLTGVSVNAVLYEERDNDQLHHTSVDFQLDNISSGECPFFVFPLTYCHVITQSSSLAPLLQSEVLQYFELVIFLSATQEGSGETCQRRTSYLPSEIVLNHRFISTLVQNTKGEYELNMENFDKTIPELPAATDNKLQSMAELENCANGQRINSFQICETVLEE from the exons ATGGATGGCACTAGTAAAGCCTCTGCCTTCCCTCTCTTGATTGCAAGGCGCCAGAGACTGGTCACCAAGGATGGTCACAATACACTCCGGATGACCAATGTCCAAAGCAAGGGCCTACTCTGCCTACGAGATATCTGGGGTATTTTATTAGACATACGCTGGCGCTGGATGATGCTCATCTTCTCCACTGCATTCGTCACACACTGGTTATTCTTTGCTGTCCTCTGGTACTTGTTAGCAGAGATAAACGGAGATTTGGAGCTGGACCATGACGCCCCACCAGACAACCACACCATATGTGTGAAGTACATAAACAGTTTCACAGCTGCTTTCTCTTTCTCACTGGAAACACAACTCACTATTGGCTATGGCACCATGTTTCCCAGCGGCGACTGTCCCACTGCTATTGCTCTTCTTGCTGTGCACATGCTCATAGGATTAATGTTGGAGGCTTTTAttacag GTGTCTTTGTGGCAAAAATTTCTCGTCCAAAGAACCGAGCCTACTCTATCCGTTTCACAAACACAGCAGTTGTTGCACACAAAGAAGGCAAGCCATGCCTCATGTTCCAGGTTGCTAACACTCGTACCAGTCCTCTGACAGGGGTCAGTGTCAATGCAGTCCTTTATGAGGAGCGAGACAATGACCAGCTCCATCATACCAGTGTTGATTTCCAGTTAGACAACATCAGCTCAGGGGAATGTCCTTTCTTTGTATTCCCTCTGACCTACTGCCATGTTATTACCCAGTCTAGTTCCTTAGCACCTCTGCTGCAATCGGAAGTACTCCAATATTTTGAACTTGTGATCTTCCTCTCAGCAACACAGGAGGGTTCGGGGGAAACTTGTCAACGGAGGACATCCTATCTCCCATCTGAGATTGTATTAAATCACCGTTTCATATCTACACTTGTTCAAAACACCAAAGGAGAATATGAACTAAATATGGAGAACTTTGATAAGACCATACCAGAGCTCCCAGCTGCAACAGACAACAAACTTCAAAGCATGGCTGAGTTGGAAAACTGTGCCAATGGACAGCGCATCAACAGCTTCCAAATCTGTGAAACAGTCCTGGAAGAATAG